From Nerophis lumbriciformis linkage group LG09, RoL_Nlum_v2.1, whole genome shotgun sequence, one genomic window encodes:
- the LOC133607722 gene encoding stromal interaction molecule 1-like — MEGVCLWLVCVRVLNVLSVSAHGGPDKGEHPHPDHQHHHSNANTNSDLCVIDQQLCQNENALLSFEAICSIHKLMDDDADGAVDATETDEFLREDLQYHDPKAKHSSFHRVDLRISVEDMWDAWKNSEVYNWTCEQVEEWLQLSVELPQYAETFRQHGLDGKALPRLAVKNTTLTVSLLKILDRSHAQKLQLKALDTVLFGPPPGLQNRWKDLVLGVSILAALGGCWFAYIQTRRSRDDLGKLMKDLEGLQRAEESLMDLQEKLQKAQEEQRCVQVEKVKVEEELRNEINTAKQEAQRLRELREGTENERSRQKYAEEELEQVRTALKKAERELESRARWAPPDALQTWLQLTHEVEVQYYNIKKQSAEKQLLQAREGAEKIKKKRSSLFGTFHVAHSSSLDDVDHKILSAKQALAEVTAALREKLHRWQHIESLTGFCLVNNPGLGALAAALNLDPSFLGLRPSTPQHLLLSDDLDDMDEDILSPGTLQYAAWQMDRRVSDLWPLSGIADNHSPWKLSAQSLMPLQQRMGDPAVKFSSQRDIMDRSDSDSALPLSHNESRSMYGSKPLLLAPKLHPLQGHSPRFRVGGSLEKSSSLGELRGTSAAFLASSCSTRSLCITPDSADGPALFSSCPGSSSGGTGIHTPPRWSPVEEENGREESESSGERRRHAFNKIFKKKK, encoded by the exons ATGGAGGGTGTGTGTTTGTGGCTGGTGTGTGTGCGCGTCCTGAATGTCCTGAGTGTCAGCGCTCATGGCGGACCGGACAAAGGCGAGCACCCCCATCCGGACCACCAACATCACCATTCCAACGCCAACACTAACTCAG ATCTGTGTGTCATCGACCAGCAGCTCTGTCAGAATGAGAACGCCTTGCTGAGTTTTGAGGCCATCTGCAGCATCCACAAGCTAATGGACGATGATGCGGACGGCGCGGTGGACGCGACCGAGACAGACGAG TTTCTGCGGGAGGATCTCCAGTATCACGACCCGAAAGCCAAGCATAGCAGCTTCCACCGCGTGGACCTGCGCATCAGCGTGGAGGACATGTGGGATGCCTGGAAGAACTCAGAAG TGTACAACTGGACATGCGAGCAGGTGGAGGAGTGGCTGCAGCTCAGCGTCGAGCTTCCTCAATACGCAGAAACCTTCCGCCAACACGGCCTGGATGGCAAGGCATTACCAAG GCTGGCGGTAAAAAACACCACCTTGACCGTGTCGCTGTTAAAGATCTTGGACCGGAGTCATGCCCAGAAGCTGCAGCTGAAGGCTTTAGATACAGTACTGTTTGGACCACCACCTG gtCTACAAAACCGTTGGAAGGACCTGGTTCTGGGCGTGTCTATCCTGGCGGCGCTGGGCGGATGCTGGTTTGCATACATCCAGACCAGGAGGTCCCGGGATGACCTGGGCAAGCTGATGAAGGACCTGGAGGGTCTCCAGAGGGCTGAGGAGAGTCTGATGGACCTGCAGGAGAA GCTGCAGAAGGCTCAGGAGGAGCAGCGCTGCGTTCAGGTGGAGAAAGTGAAGGTGGAAGAGGAGCTGAGGAATGAGATCAACACCGCCAAGCAGGAAGCTCAGCGTCTCCGAGAGTTGCGAGAGGGCACCGAGAACGAGAGGAGTCGTCAGAAATATGCCGAagaggaactggagcag GTGAGGACGGCACTAAAGAAGGCCGAGAGGGAGCTGGAGTCGCGAGCTCGTTGGGCGCCGCCGGACGCTCTGCAGACGTGGCTGCAGCTGACGCACGAGGTGGAAGTGCAGTATTACAACATCAAGAAGCAGAGCGCCGAGAAGCAGCTGCTACAAGCCAGGGAAGGG GCAGAGAAGATCAAGAAGAAGAGGAGTTCTCTATTCGGAACCTTTCATGTGGCTCACAGCTCCTCGTTAGATGACGTCGACCACAAGATTCTCTCTGCCAA ACAGGCCCTTGCTGAGGTGACGGCAGCCCTGCGAGAGAAGCTGCACCGCTGGCAGCACATCGAGTCTCTCACTGGCTTCTGTTTGGTCAACAACCCGGGTCTGGGAGCTCTGGCCGCCGCCCTCAACTTGGACCCATCCTTCCTGGGCCTAAGACCCTCCACCCCGCAACATCTCCTGCTCTCCGACGATCTCGACGACATGGACGAGGACATCCTGTCACCTGGGACGCTGCAAT ATGCAGCCTGGCAGATGGACCGAAGGGTGAGTGACCTGTGGCCTTTGAGTGGCATCGCAGACAACCATTCGCCATGGAAACTCTCAG CTCAGAGTCTGATGCCCCTGCAGCAAAGGATGGGAGACCCAGCTGTGAAGTTCAGCTCCCAGAG AGACATAATGGACCGCTCAGACTCTGACTCCGCCCTCCCGCTCTCTCACAATGAATCCAGGAGCATGTACGGCTCCAAGCCCCTCCTACTTGCACCTAAGCTCCACCCCCTGCAGGGTCACAGCCCCAGATTTAGAGTGGGAGGAAGCCTTGAGAAGAGCTCAAGCCTGGGGGAGCTGAGGGGTACCTCTGCCGCCTTCCTCGCCTCCTCTTGCTCTACCCGCTCCCTCTGCATCACGCCCGACAGCGCCGACGGCCCCGCCCTTTTCTCCTCATGTCCGGGCTCGTCGAGCGGCGGGACGGGCATTCACACTCCCCCGAGGTGGAGCCCCGTGGAGGAGGAGAATGGGCGCGAGGAGAGCGAGTCGTCGGGCGAACGCAGAAGACACGCCTTCAATAAAATTTTCAAGAAGAAGAAGTGA